A region of Streptomyces sp. R44 DNA encodes the following proteins:
- a CDS encoding peroxiredoxin: protein MAIEVGTKAPEFELKDNHGRTVRLSDFRGEKNVVLFFYPFAFTGVCTGELRELRDHLAAFVNDDTQLLAVSNDSIHTLRVFGDQEELEFPLLSDFWPHGEASRAYGVLDEEKGCAVRGTFVIDKEGVVRWTVVNALSDARDLGDCLKALDAL, encoded by the coding sequence ATGGCGATCGAGGTCGGCACCAAGGCCCCGGAATTCGAGCTGAAGGACAACCACGGCCGGACCGTGCGGCTCTCGGACTTCCGCGGCGAGAAGAACGTGGTGCTGTTCTTCTACCCCTTCGCCTTCACCGGCGTCTGCACCGGTGAGCTGCGCGAGCTCCGCGACCACCTCGCGGCGTTCGTCAACGACGACACCCAGCTCCTCGCGGTCTCCAACGACTCCATCCACACCCTTCGCGTCTTCGGCGACCAGGAGGAGCTGGAGTTCCCGCTGCTCTCCGACTTCTGGCCGCACGGCGAGGCCTCCCGGGCCTACGGCGTCCTCGACGAGGAGAAGGGCTGCGCGGTCCGCGGCACCTTCGTCATCGACAAGGAGGGCGTGGTCCGCTGGACCGTCGTGAACGCCCTGTCGGACGCCCGCGACCTCGGCGACTGCCTGAAGGCTCTCGACGCCCTCTGA